CATTCCTTTGATAGCCAACCTGACCATGAATAAAAAGGACTTTAAGATCAATATGAAACAGCAGGACAAGCGCTTTCCTTCAAGAGAGATCAAAAACCTGCGAGCTGTTAAGATTATGTTTCCTATCATGCTTTTCATATTGGTTGGGGTACTTGTTCCGACATCCGTACCACTTTTAGGTGCTTTGTTGTTCGGTAATCTTGTCAAGGAGATAGGCAATGCCACTTCAAGGCTTTCAGATGCCGCATCTAGTATTATCATGAATTCGGCAACTGTATTTCTAGGTCTATGTATTGGTGCAACAATGGATGCACATTCATTTCTGCAAACCAAAACCCTGTTGATTTTGCTTGGTGGGTTTGTCGCCTTTTCACTTTCTGTGGCGGGAGGAATTTATGCGGCAAAAATCTATAATGTTTTTTCAAAGAAAAAAATCAACCCATTGTGTGGAGCAACAGGACTGAGTGCGGTTCCAATGGCATCAAGGGTTGCCAATGATTTGGCGCTCAAACACGACAGCCAGAACCACATTCTGCAATATGCCATGGCTAGCAATATTGCTGGAGTAATCGGATCTGCTGTAGCGGCAGGTGTGCTTATTTCATTTTTAAACTAATGATCAAGATCGCGCTTTGGTGATTTTAGAGGTAGCTGAACCCAAAAAGTAGTTCCTTCACCGACACTGCTTTTAAAGGTAAGGCTGCCTCTATGCATTTTCACCAATTCCTTTACAATCATCAGTCCTAGACCTGTACCTTGGATATCTCCCACATTTGACGCTCTGTAAAACGCACTGAATAGTTTGTTCTGCTCTTCAATTGGAATACCAATTCCATAATCCTTTACTTCCAACACCCAATTATCTCCTTCTCCAAACTTAATTTTCACTTCTGGATTTGAACTCCCTTCTTCTGAATACTTCAATGCGTTTCCTACAAGGTTTGTCAGGATATGTTTGAGAATATCAGGGTCAGTATCAGCTTCTTTCTTCACACCTTGAACACTAATCTTAATCTCCTCCCCTTCCTGCATTGGAAAGAAATTATCTATTTGCTGACTGACAAACTCCACTACATCCATTGCTACAGGACTGAAACTGGACAAAGGCGCTTCCGCTTTGCCCAACAACAAAATATCGTCCAGTAACTCAACAAGCCTATCAGCTCCGTACAATGCCCTAGAGCAATGTTTATGAAGCTTCTCTCTATCCTGCGCTGGCATTTTCCGAGTATATATTTCAATAAGCTGAATACTGGTTTTCATCGTTGTAATCGGCGTCCTAAACTCATGGGATGCCATTGTTACAAACCTTGACCTCAAGTCATTCAGTTCTTTTTCTTTCTTTAATGTTTGAATGATTTCCATCTCAGCATGCTTCCTGACTGTTATATCACGTGTCGCTGACAGTATTTTACCAACTTCATCGTCTTTCTCTGTAATATTGTTCAGTACCGTCTCCACCCATATAAACTGTCCGTTTTTCCGTTTCATCTTGTACTGAATATTCTCCTCTACAGTCTCATTCATAGTAAACATCCTGAAATACTCCTTCACAATCGTCAACTCATCCATTGACACAAACTCAAACAGTGACTTATTTTGCATCTCGTGCTGAGCATATCCGAGCATTTGTGCACAAGCAGCTGAAACATAACTGAAAGTTCCATCCCCTGCATGATGCAATCCAATCAAGTCGCTGGTATTTTCGGATAGCAACTGATACATTTCCTGACTCTTTCTGAGCGCCAAGTCAGCTTTCTTCCTAATGGAAATATCCCTGATTGTTACCAACACATATCCATCTTCTCCTATAAGCATTCTGTTAAGTGATACATCCGCATCAAAACTAATTCCATTCAGGGTCTTGAACTTCCACTCAAAATTTGTTTTCCCATAGCTAAGGCACATTGATTCTGCCCTGCCCAACAATTCAGATGCATGCAAACCATTCAAAGTAATTTCACTTGAGAAACAGGAAAGGCTTTTACCATAGATTTGGTCCAAAGAACTTAACTCAAAAAGTACCTGAGCAGCTGAGTTACAA
This portion of the Limibacter armeniacum genome encodes:
- a CDS encoding sodium ion-translocating decarboxylase subunit beta, which translates into the protein MNIFEKLYEMTAISGFAASPGSLLMLLIGGVLLYLGIAKNFEPLLLIPIGFGVLWANVPGAGMNVLQASEHPEITHMSIVEIAKEHGIINMLYYSLIKTGLLPPLIFMGVGALTDFGPMLRNLRLAFFGGAAQIGIFTVLIAAVAIGFTPKEAGALAIIGGADGPTAIYTTILLAPELLGPIAIAAYSYMALVPVIIPLIANLTMNKKDFKINMKQQDKRFPSREIKNLRAVKIMFPIMLFILVGVLVPTSVPLLGALLFGNLVKEIGNATSRLSDAASSIIMNSATVFLGLCIGATMDAHSFLQTKTLLILLGGFVAFSLSVAGGIYAAKIYNVFSKKKINPLCGATGLSAVPMASRVANDLALKHDSQNHILQYAMASNIAGVIGSAVAAGVLISFLN